One segment of Sesamum indicum cultivar Zhongzhi No. 13 linkage group LG4, S_indicum_v1.0, whole genome shotgun sequence DNA contains the following:
- the LOC105161197 gene encoding uncharacterized protein LOC105161197, with protein sequence MGLSIDTTSAGEHSHPHTHKVFLLTNYILLGAASSCIFLTLSLRLFPSLIGFLFILLQIITIVGAVSGCAAASRAATSAGKFYGAHMVATVLTAIFQGSVSVLIYTRPSDFLGHLKSYVREEDGVVILKLAGGLCILIFCLEWVVLTLAFFLNYYAYVERRGVNGNNINYGVKSGKVQDEEDLKSWPWPFQV encoded by the coding sequence ATGGGGTTGTCGATAGACACCACCTCCGCCGGTGAACACTCCCACCCCCACACCCACAAGGTCTTCCTCCTGACCAACTACATCCTCCTCGGCGCCGCCTCCAGCTGCATCTTCCTAACCCTCTCCCTCCGCCTCTTCCCCTCTCTCATCGGCTTCCTCTTCATCCTCCTCCAAATCATCACCATCGTCGGCGCCGTCTCAGGTTGCGCTGCAGCATCACGAGCCGCCACCTCCGCCGGTAAATTCTACGGCGCGCACATGGTAGCGACGGTGCTGACCGCCATCTTCCAGGGCTCGGTTTCTGTGCTGATCTACACGCGGCCGTCGGATTTCCTCGGCCACCTGAAATCGTACGTGAGGGAGGAGGACGGCGTGGTGATCCTGAAGCTTGCCGGAGGACTGTGCATTCTGATATTCTGCCTGGAGTGGGTGGTGCTCACATTGGCCTTCTTCCTCAACTACTACGCGTATGTGGAGAGGAGGGGCGTAAATggaaataacataaattatgGGGTGAAAAGTGGAAAAGTTCAAGATGAGGAGGATCTGAAGAGCTGGCCATGGCCTTTTCAGGtctaa
- the LOC105161198 gene encoding stearoyl-[acyl-carrier-protein] 9-desaturase, chloroplastic → MALKLSVAAHKMPSFAGYNLRSHRVSMASTLHSTSIENGKVKKPFTPPREVHGQVTHPMPPEKREIFHSLNSWAEDNILVLLKPVEKCWQPNDFLPDSSSEGFDEQVKELRERTKEIPDDYFVVLVGDMITEEALPTYQTMLNTLDAVRDETGASLTPWAIWTRAWTAEENRHGDLLNKYLYLSGRVDMKQIEKTIQYLIGSGMDPRTDKNPYLGFIYTSFQERATFISHGNTARLAKEHGDLKLAQICGIIAADEKRHETAYTKIVEKLFEIDPDGTVLALADMMRKKVSMPAHLMYDGRDENLFDHFSAVAQRLGVYTAKDYADILEFLVARWEVEKLTGLSGEGRKAQDYVCGLPPRIRRLEERAHARAKQASPVPFSWIYGREVKL, encoded by the exons AGAGAATGGAAAAGTGAAAAAGCCCTTCACTCCCCCTCGGGAAGTTCATGGTCAAGTAACCCATCCCATGCCGCCAGAAAAGCGTGAGATCTTTCATTCGCTGAACAGCTGGGCTGAAGACAACATCCTGGTGCTCCTAAAGCCTGTTGAGAAGTGTTGGCAGCCAAATGACTTTCTTCCCGACTCCTCTTCTGAAGGCTTTGATGAACAGGTCAAGGAGCTTAGGGAACGAACCAAGGAAATCCCCGATGACTATTTCGTTGTGCTTGTTGGAGATATGATTACAGAGGAAGCTCTTCCAACTTATCAGACTATGCTGAACACCCTTGACGCCGTCCGAGACGAGACAGGTGCAAGCCTCACTCCTTGGGCTATTTGGACGAGGGCATGGACAGCTGAAGAGAATCGGCATGGTGACCTTCTCAACAAGTATCTTTATCTTTCAGGACGTGTTGACATGAAGCAAATTGAGAAAACGATACAATACCTGATCGGTTCTGGGATG GATCCACGCACAGATAAGAACCCATACCTCGGGTTTATCTACACCTCATTTCAGGAGAGAGCTACTTTCATTTCCCACGGGAACACAGCTCGGCTTGCCAAGGAACACGGCGACCTGAAACTGGCCCAGATTTGCGGCATCATTGCTGCGGACGAGAAACGCCACGAAACAGCCTACACCAAGATTGTGGAGAAGCTCTTCGAGATCGACCCTGATGGTACAGTACTGGCTCTTGCTGACATGATGAGGAAGAAAGTCTCGATGCCAGCCCACCTGATGTATGATGGCAGAGATGAAAATCTCTTTGACCACTTCTCTGCTGTAGCTCAGCGTCTTGGAGTCTACACAGCCAAGGACTATGCCGACATCCTGGAGTTTCTAGTGGCAAGATGGGAGGTGGAGAAGCTGACGGGCCTCTCAGGCGAGGGCCGCAAAGCTCAGGACTATGTGTGTGGTTTGCCTCCGAGGATTAGGAGACTGGAGGAACGAGCACATGCACGGGCAAAGCAAGCATCGCCCGTTCCGTTCAGTTGGATTTACGGTAGAGAAGTCAAGCTTTGA